AGCAAAGGGCAAGCCGGGGAGCAGGTGGGGCCGTGTAAAAACGTAGATGGGCATGGGGCGGCAGTGCATCTGCAGGTGCCAGCTGGAAGGATCCAGACATACCAAAGCGGAAGACAAGGGACAGTGCCTCCTGAGGGGGCTGGGCACCAGGCAGGGGGCTCAAGGTCAGGCGAAGCTCCTTGCCTCGGGCTAAGGCTGAGATGTGGTAGGCACTGCTCTCAAAGGGCACCTCAGGGTTGCGGCTGACAGAGGACTTCTCTACACACCCACCAAATACCAGCCCCTTACATGTCTCATTTACAAAGTGGCTGGCCAGGTGCAGCTCTGGGCCCTCTGGCATTCTGAAGGAGAAATGGCAGCCCCTGTAATGGGAAGAGAACAACAGGTTGTGCCAGAGGTGTCTTGTTAAGTAGGAATTGTCACCAAGGTTTTacagaggaaaaggcagagagcCAAGGAGACATATGACCATCTAGGATAGGCAGGAGGATGCTGACCTAGCCACAGCCCCTGTTTCCCATTCAAAGTGCAAGCAAGGCCAGGGTACCAGGAAGCTGAAGctggaaggcaggaaggctgTCTTTCTCACTAATGCTTCCCTTCCATGGGCTTGCACACCTGGTTTTAGAATACCGTTCAGATCCCTGTTGGAGCCTGTTACTTTGTGTCCTctgagctcccccccccccaaacctgtTCCTCCCATCTCCAGGCCTTTGGCCTTACTCTTCCCCCACCACATTTGAGGGAGGCCTTCTTTCTCCCCAGCCACATCTTGACTTCAGAGCTCCCAAAGTTCAAAGGTTCTCACCATCTGTTCCAGCTGCTACCTGTTGGCACTCCAAAGGCAAAGCTGTCAACCACAGTTTAGACTGGCCCCGAATGTCTAGCATCCATAGAGGTAAAAACTCAACTGCGTGTTGGGCCAGCAGCAACAGACCTAGACTACTATCACCACAAAGACAGGACGGAGAGGCTCCCTCCCAGATGCCCTCTCATCAGGGCAGAGAGCAGAACTAGGAGGAGGGAATGCTCCAATTTGTGCACAGTCCTATTCTCACAGACCCCAGGGGTAGGGGATGGGGTAATCATAGTGGGGGTTCCAGGAGGGACCGGGTTCTGGTTCTTTGCCCTCACACCATCTTTGCTACTTGCAGAATTTGCGGTTTAGCGAGGGCAGACGCCTCCGCACCAAAAAGGGTTTGATTATCGGAAAACCTTCAGAGTCCTAGTTTCGCGAGGAGGCGGAGTTCTCTATGGCACCTCTCCCCGCAAGAAAATCTTGGGTTCCCTCCCTTCCAAGGCTCCCAGATATTTTAGATCTTCAGTTCCCCTGAGGGTCCGTTATGCCCCCATCCAAGCGGGATACCTAAGCTGGTTGCCGCTCAACCGCAGACTGCAGCCACTAAGGGGTTAATCACAGTGGCCTGCGGAACCTCAGAGCACGCTGGGAGAGGACGTAGCCGCCCTGGCCCCTGCTGGGAAGTGTAGTTCTTTGGGCAGGCGGCGCGTACGTAATGGAGTTCTTTAGTTATGGGGATCCGGGCGTCGGGCAAGTTTTGGGTAGTCGCATGGCCTGGAGAAAGAACCCGTCTTACCGAGAGCGGAGCCGCGGTCAGAATGGGTGTGCGGAGTCGCAGCTGTCTGCAGCTGAAGTTACCAGTTAGTCTGGCAAGGGTTGACACCCTCAGCCGGAAACGGCACCTGCTGTGTAGAGCCACCCGCACCTGTGTGCaagacacacacaggtgcatgatAAACAATCCCTGGGGACCCAAGACGACCATAAATGTCAGTGCAGTCAGACATAACATACAAACAACATTATCACTGCCTGCGGAAGTGCATCAGCCAATAACACAGGCTTTTAAATTGAATCCGGTTAAGAGGCTTctgtggggggaggggctctGTGGCAGCCTGAGGTAAAGTCAGAATTTAGGCACAAAAGCTTGCTTGGTTTGTTTGTCACAACCTCAGACACAAAAAGTGTAGacaagatactttttttttgccAGGCACAAAGGATCAATGCAAAGTGCAGGAACAGAACCCAAGGaagttctttctgtgtgtctgtggctgGGGGTGgactgggagtgggggtgggggactgcgTTGAGAATAAGAGAAGAGAGTACTAGTAGGACTGAGCCTCAAAAAGCCCAGGGAAGTGAAAGTGGAAGGATTAAAAAgtataaaggagaaagaaaacctcTGCAGGGTGCTGCATTTACCTGATGCTGACCAGCAGCTATGATTTGCTCTTCCACTTACttgcccctcctctctctctctcctctctctctctctctctctctctctctctctctctctctctctctctctctctctctctctctctctctctctctctctctctctctctctctccccctccccctccccctccctctccctctccctctctctctctgtgaggaAGGTTAAAgagagggtcttgctatgtattcCTGATTGGCCTGGGACTCAAACTGGCCTCCAATTTCCTCTAATCctttttcctctgcctccccagtaagAACCTGGGTTGTAGGTATGggccactgtggtggtttgaatgagaatgacatCCTaggcttatatttttaaatcattggtTCCCACTTGggggaactgtttgggaagaattaggaagtgtggcctttttgtagaaggtgtatcactgggggtgggttttgaggtttcaaaagtccacatcaTTCCCAGTTATCCAGAACTGCCCCCTCCTGCTTGTGTGTTACTAACATGTGAGCTCTCAACTGCTTTCCAGGACTAAGCCTGCCTTCCGGGTGCCATGCTGCTGCCCATGGTggccatggactcaccctctgacactgtaagcccCAGTAAATTGGACTCACCCTCTGACACCGTGAGCCCCAGTAAACTGGACTCACCCTCTGACACCATGAGCCCCAGTAAACTCTTTTATAAGTCGCCTGCCTTGGTCATCGTGTTTTGTCATAGCGATAGGAAAGTAACCAAGACATCCAGTGTTCATGGCTTGAgggagtttttaaaaagatttatttttttaaagtatttaagtgtttgtttgtctacatgtatgtatgtgctccaTGTGCCTTTCTGGTGTACTCTGAGGATGAAGGCGGCATCAGATCCCTGTAACtagaattgtagatggttgtgttCCACCAtagggtactgggaaccaaaattgggtcctccgaaagagcagcaagtgctcttatctgctgaaccatctctccagccctgaagtaCCAGGggattttgcattttgttttgtgtttttgagacctgaaacttgctgtgtagaccaggcttgcctcaaactcacagagatccacctgcctctgctgggactacTGAAGGTATTTGCTACCACACCTGACTGAATGTGATACATTACACAACTgctccccacactcaggagataATACCCATGAAAGCACACCTATagcagccacagagaaaaccactGCACTGTCTATCCGTGGATACACAGACTTTTAAAACATGTGGCATGtatactgggctggagagatagctcagtgattaaagcACTTAATCTTCCCATACTCAGTCAATCTTAGtggtcttagttacttttctcctgCAGTGACCAAAGACCAAGACCATGACCAAGTCTGGTTCGCAGcacctgttagacccccggaaaagtCAGGCCTcccggggtctcagcccacaaccgtggtcaccccaatcaccaggcggattcgaaagcttgctgcaaactgcatgaggctttattgttatttaccaagctaaccccatgttagctcaggtctttcacccacccgccatagCGGATGGCTAGTAAAAACAGCTTGAaccggctgccgagagatcttgtagggcagtgtaaggagagtgtctaggggtatgcacaggctcaggattggtgtgcctccaggcttggaggacttgccctgtgttgattggccaattggttgttatggcccataggccctcccagggtggttgctatgctctgcgagtcattactgtgcacttgtccgtaaagcacacccagagccgtaaagcatagcgccaccagctaacttctgattggttccttgccacaaggcaggcatctgacctcttagtgaccaaggcaaggtcatggcaagcacgtgttactgtcatggctgccaaaatggggagctggtccatTCACACccaccacatctggcagctcacaactgtagcTCCAAGCAGATTTATCAGGCAGTTGTACTCACATGTGAGAACCTGAACTATCAAGAGAGTGCACATGcacagctcccccccccccgccagattataaagataaaaaaaaacacagtatgTGGGATATAAGCAGAGTGGAATAGTGTTCACTGCCTGCCTGTGGCAGCAGCATAGATAATCTTGAGGACATTTTGCTAAATGGTTGATCAGTCATGGAAGGGCAAACACTGAGATTCTATTTATATGGGGCATCTAAATTAATCAAACACACAAAAGGAGTGAGTAGGATGGTTgtagaaaagagggagaggaagttGATAGTAGGAATAAAGTTTCAGTTACCTAAGATGAGTAAGTGCAGCATGGCCTCCGTAGTTAGCATGACTGTACAACGAAACTTTAATGGGATGGTTCTCgtgttgtattctttttcttAGATTGCTGTTGTGACATATATATGATGGGGACATTCATGTGCCACATgcgcatgtggaggtcagaggacagtttgcagaagtcagttctttcctgcCAGCTGAAGCAGCCctcttttgtttatgctgctgtACCATACTCCAGCCTAGCCGTCCCCAGAACTTCCgggcaattctcctgtctccgcCTCCTGTCTTGAtttaaagtgctgagattataaatgcTTGTCAATGCATCCCGATTTTTCACTTGGTTTTCCAGGATCAaaaagcaagtgcctttaccctggAGCCCTCAATGTTAACTGCTCTTATCACAATTCAGGGAGTGTATTTTATCTTCTACTCCCAAATTTGTCCCTGCTGTTATACTCAGTATCTCATTCCTCTTGAAAGCCAAAATATTCTCTTGTGTAGACAGTCTCTTGGTCTATGCAGTTACCACCTGGGGGCATCAGGTATAGGAGTGATTGTTTCTTCAGCACATGCGAATATCCACTTTCACATCTAAAtttaacgttttttttttttttttttttttttttaaagagagggcctcactatgtaacccCGGGCTTTCCTAGAACTGGttgtgtagaccagtctggctctgaactcacagagagctaccggcctctgcttcaggagtgctgggattaacagtactgactaccacacccagcttgtttgttttgtttttcaagacagggtttctctgtgtagtcctggttgtcctggaaattgctctgtagaccaggctggcctggaactcatagagatccacctgcctctgcctcctggtgctgggattaaaaatgtacaCTGCCACTGCTCAGTTTCCCAGCTTaacatttgtttcatttgtttttcaagacagggtttctctgaaggtttggagcctatcctggaactctctttgaagaccaggctggcctccaattcacagagatctgcctgcctctgcctcctgagtgctgggattaaaggcatgtgccaccaatgccgggctctccagtttaactttttaaaattgctttttacTGTGTAGGAATGTACATATGCCTTGGAGTGTATCTGTGAAGGCCCGGGGACAATTCTCTGTAGtccactcttcctttccccatgaaggcctcagggattgaactcaggttgccagttTTGGGGCagttgacccactgagccatctcatgggaCCCCCTCATCAACATCATCCAGAGGTTTTTGGACTCTTGATGATTTGCCACAATcaactatttttgtttatttgtatcaaggattgaagccagggcctcatgaatgctgggcaAACTCTCTAATCTTGAACTATATCAttagtcttaaaaaaataaccacCTAAGGCAACAGTTTTAATTAGTTGCgtaagctagccttgaactcactatgtagctctggctaacctcaaactcatggccatcctcctgcctcagcctcttaagtaCTGAGATTAGAGATATGAGCTACTTGCCTGGCCAAAAGGCTACAGAGATGTTAGGTTGGAAatcagctttttctttttatgctgGAGCCTGAAGCCATTCTGTGCAAATGCTACTTAGTGAGTGCCATGCGTAACTCCCCAGAAGGCCCCATGAACCTGCTCaaaatcctgcttcagcctctggagCAGGTGGGTGATAGGTTTGCGCCATTGGGCACAGCTCTTTCCAAAGGTCTAGTTGGCAGTTACAAAATGTTGACCCCCTCCTTCCCATcgtctcctccttcctttttgatGTCTCCTGTATCCCACTTGCtgtgtgtagacaaggctggacttGGCCCGAATCCTTTGCCTTCATTTCCCATGTTCTGGTATTTCAGGTGTATACCATGATGCCTGGCTCTATTCCATTAATACTTATGTATCAACTAGTTGCAATCAACTagttgcttaaaaaaaaagtttcacctTATTGAGttatgactttgtttttcttttgatacaggatctctctatgtagccctggttgtcctggaactcattatatagaccaggttgaccttgaactcacagaaatcttcctgcctctgcctcctgagtgctgggattaatatgtGTGAAACCATACCCAGATgaccttttatttaaaattattattttttgaaataagatACTACTATATAGCCCAGATTGTTCTCAAACTCACTTCCTGATTTAGCTTCTATGCTTCAGTTACAGATGTGTACCTCTTCACCTGGCCCATGTTTATTTTTCCAGCTCTGGAAAATCAAACCTAGGGCCATGTATATGGCAGGTAAACACTGCTACTGAGCTGTAACTCTAACCCAATGATTCTTCCTTCTTTTAGcaattttttcctctctctttttttttcttcttgggttGGAGGACAaggtgtagccttggttgtcctggaacttgatctgtagaccagactggccttgaactcagagagatgcacctgcatttgcctcctgaatgctgggattaaaggtgtgtgccccatgCCTGGTGCTTTTACCAATTTTCAGACTAAGATTTGGTGCAGTAATTGTGTCTGACAGTGACAAACTGCATTGGTCTGCATTTAAggcagtgttttatttttgtcattatggactcatgtgtttttaaaaattttttcttcctaaaatttcttttatgtgtatgggtgcatgtTTGGACctacatgcatgtttgtgcacaaTGTTCATACAATGGCCTTGGAGGCCAAAAGACATGGGATCTCCTGGAAgtggtgttacagacagttgtgagctgccatgtgagtgctgggaatcaagcctagGTCCTCTCctaaagcagccagtgctctgactGCTCAGCTTTCTCTCCAGGCCCagctttttaattaattagtgaCAATTTCTCAGGTAACATGGGCAGGCCTGGAATGTGGCCATGGATGACTCACTGGTACTGGGGACCAGAATGAACAGCGAGTCTACAGATAGGCAAGGTGGGTGCTATCTTTGACTTGTGATGCTCTTGGTTCTGTCCTTTCTGTGCAGACCTTGTCTTCAGGCTCCCAGCAAGCGACACTGAAAGTGATGGGCAGAGGTCAGATTGTCATCTGGTCTCTCTTACTTgggctgggatatagctcagttggtaaagagcttgcctgaCCTGCATGGAGCCTAggtttgttcccagcaccacataaaccaggcatggcgGTGCATGGAATCTCAGAActcaagaagtagaggcaggaggattaaaagtTTAAGATCAACTTCAACTAGACACCAAGTTGGAGTCCAACTTTGTCTCAGGACTTCTGtcgaaaacaacaacagaagcaaGCAAGCCTGTACACATTGCTGTCTGTACACaagtttattcttttttcctgGTTGACAAGTACTTTCTttcaaaggaaagaaggggattCTGGGGAAGACTCCCCAGGAGCACTATGTAGAAGGCCAGGCAGTCAAGAGGACAGGGCCAGTCTTGGAAGAGAAGTGTGGAGCACTGAGGAAGCAACTCAGAGGCCAGGAACACCCATCTCAGCCCAAAGCGGTCATCAGGGTCTGAGCCTGCTTCAGTTCTGCAGGGGACAAGAGGGTGGCATGGGGAGTGGTAAGGGACAGAAGccagtctaaggccagcctggtctttagagccagttccaagacagccatacCCAGGAGGTCTCCCACTCTCTGTAGGTCCAGCCTCACCTGCCAGGAGAACCTGGAACTTGTCTGCTGAGAGGGACATGGAAATAGGTTGGGCCAGGGCACCCGGGGCAGGCACGATCTCTAGCTGCAGGTGCACCATGGGCTCCTCCACAGAACGGAGCAGGCTGGAGCTCAGGGTGTAGTCCACACGCCAGCCCACATGGGCCAGCCTGTTCACTGCAGGTAAGAAGTTAGGCAGCTATCAGACAAGCCAGGAAGTCCTCTACCTAATTCCACAATGGGGCTCATCCCACAGCCCTTCAAGGCCTATAAAGCCTCCAACTCAGGCCTGTTGTAGGGCAGGTTGAATATCTACCACGGGCctcagaaaaaacaaactcaGGCCGTAGTCATGAGATGCTTGGCCAGTTCTAAACTCTTCAACTGTTCTGTATGTAATTGTGGTTAAGGCTTCCTCTGGACAAATAGCAGTTGACTTGTGTTTGTACTTTCCAGAGTACAGCCCATGTACTCCCCCCGCCCCCAGGCTGTTTTCATACTCACCACGCAGGCTGCAGGCCCGAAGGTGCTCCTGTAGAGGGTTTTGCTTCTCTTCGTAACAGCGGCAGAGGCTGGTGGCGTGCTCTGCAAGGAGATGGAGCTCTGCTGAGGTGGCAGGTGGAGACTGGCACTGGGCTTTGGATACATTTCAGTGTCAACAAGGCCTCAGCGTACCCTCCAGAAACCCCTACACACGGGTTTCCCACCTGTCCACCCTGCATACCTCTGGGCAGCCCCAGCTGCTGTAGCTCACTGGACAAGGAATCACTGTCCACACTATGCTTGGCTGCACTGGAGAGGATGAAACTCAGCACTGCGACTGTAGCCTTCACATCTCCAGACTCTAGAGGCCCACAGGTGAGGCAAGGGGTGTCACTATGGCCCCAGCTGCCACCCTGCCCTGTTATCTTCAGCTTTGGGCCCCAAGTTTCTTGAAGCCTGGGTACTACTACTGACTGGATCAGCAGGAGGTGGCAGACAGTGGGGACAGGAGAGGGCTATCAATAtggctcttcccttcctctcctcccctgaagcaggagggtcaagGAAGGCCATGGTTCCCGTTCAGGGGTACTCACCAAACTTGGCATCAGCAGTAAGCTTCAGGATCTTCTCATACTACGGGAAAAGGAGGTCCTCAGGGGGTGCCAGAGCCCTGTCACCAGCCCCTTGCCCCTGGACCAGATCCTGTGGTAAGGAAtgtgctggggctggagggaagggATGTCCAAGGGGGCTGGGAGGCTGCAGAACAGACTTCTCTGGGGCTCAAAAGGTTATTGGACA
This genomic stretch from Cricetulus griseus strain 17A/GY chromosome 4, alternate assembly CriGri-PICRH-1.0, whole genome shotgun sequence harbors:
- the Commd4 gene encoding COMM domain-containing protein 4 isoform X1; amino-acid sequence: MRFRFCGDLDCPDWVLAEISTLAKISSVKLRLLCSQVLKELLGQGIDYEKILKLTADAKFESGDVKATVAVLSFILSSAAKHSVDSDSLSSELQQLGLPRAQCQSPPATSAELHLLAEHATSLCRCYEEKQNPLQEHLRACSLRVNRLAHVGWRVDYTLSSSLLRSVEEPMVHLQLEIVPAPGALAQPISMSLSADKFQVLLAELKQAQTLMTALG
- the Commd4 gene encoding COMM domain-containing protein 4 isoform X2 yields the protein MRFRFCGDLDCPDWVLAEISTLAKISSVKLRLLCSQVLKELLGQGIDYEKILKLTADAKFESGDVKATVAVLSFILSSAAKHSVDSDSLSSELQQLGLPREHATSLCRCYEEKQNPLQEHLRACSLRVNRLAHVGWRVDYTLSSSLLRSVEEPMVHLQLEIVPAPGALAQPISMSLSADKFQVLLAELKQAQTLMTALG
- the Commd4 gene encoding COMM domain-containing protein 4 isoform X3 — translated: MPSLSVVVPRLQETWGPKLKITGQGGSWGHSDTPCLTCGPLESGDVKATVAVLSFILSSAAKHSVDSDSLSSELQQLGLPRAQCQSPPATSAELHLLAEHATSLCRCYEEKQNPLQEHLRACSLRVNRLAHVGWRVDYTLSSSLLRSVEEPMVHLQLEIVPAPGALAQPISMSLSADKFQVLLAELKQAQTLMTALG